TGCCAGGTGTAGAGAACATCATGGGCCGTGAACGGTTCGCCGTCATGCCAGGTCACGTCATCCCTCAGGTGAAAGGTGATGACAAGACCATCGTCCGAAATATCCCAGGAACGGGCCAGATCGCCTGAGATGGTTATATCCTTGTCATATTTGACGAGCCCGTTGAAAACGAGCCGGGCGATGCCGTGGGATGTACTGTCCGATGAAAGAATCGGTATGAGGTTCGAGGCGTCGCCGATGGATCCTTCTACAAGGATGTCGCCGTAGGCGGGGGCCTCGTCCGATAGGGCGGTCCCTTCTCCGTCGCCGATTTCCTTATCCCGGGGGCTGTCGCAACCCCAGGCGAGGAGCGCTAGGAGAAGGGTCGCGACGCTGAGAATTCTTGCTGTTGTGGCTCTGGAACCCATAAGAAAGATTCATAGCACAGTCTGATGCGAAGTCAACGTGCTTCAGAGATACCCCGGCGGGTGTCGTTATTTTCTTTTTCATATGCCGGAACGTGTGATATAAAGCTTCCCAAGGTCGGCGGCCTCGTAAGAAGTGGAAAAACGTCTGATAGAGGACAGCTTTGTAAAAAACTTCGCAGGTACGGCGTGAACGTTCTGAGGAATGAGGCGTACTTCGGAGTACGCCGCGGTGACGGGGGCCGGAGCGCGATCAGACATCCGGTTATAATGCCGGAGGCATGCCCCCGGTACCATTGTACGAAGCCATCGAGACCGGGACCTTTATTGTATCATTTCGAGGAGTATCGCGATTGTGTCCGAGGAGCGCCTTAAGGTCCGTCATTTCAAGGAGCGAAGCAATTTTGTCATTTCGAGGAGCGGAGCAATTTTGTCATTTCGAGGAGCGAAGCGACGAGAAATCCATGCCCCGAGCACAGCGAGGGATCTTTAAGACTTCTCACATGCGTTCGAAGTGACAGGGAAGTGTTCGAAGTGACAGGGGAACGTTCGAAGTGACGGGGGAGCGGTCGAAATGACACAATCGATAGGTGTAAAGGTCTCAGACTGTACACCGTATACCGGAAGCGGAAGGCGCCTGCGCGGGACAGTGAAGGCTGGCGGTCGCGTCAAGATGATCCGGGAGTGTCATTTTCAAAAACCCAAATGAATGCGGTATGTTGAAACGCCATTCGTGGAAAACGGATCGTGGCGGGACTTACTGTTTGAACTACAAATCGACCTTTGACGACCGCGTAAAGCTCGAAACAGGTTCGATGCGGGAGGGCGTCGCAAGAGGGTCCTGTTTAATTCAGCGGTTTTAAGGAGACATATAGTGAGTGAAGTGTTAGCCGTTACAGCGGCCGACATTGGAAGGCCTTTTCATGGCAATGTTCTTGAAATGGTTTTTGATGCCGGACCCATGGTTCAGTTTGTGCTGCTGCTGCTTTTTGCGTTCTCGGTTATTTCCTGGGCCATCATACTGATGAAGTACAGGATAATCCGGCGCACACGGAAGGAAAACGAGTTGTTTCTCGAAGCCTATATGAGAAGCAACAAGCTTTCGACCATCTTTCCGGAGTCGAAAAAGTATCATCATTCGACCATCGCGGAGGTGTTCGGGGCGGGATACACCGAACTCAGTAAAATAGCCGCCCTCAAGCGGGAAACAAACCCCGGCTCTTCCGGTGATGACGAGCCGTCTTCTCTCGAACTCCGCGGGATGGACAATATAGAGCGGACCCTGAACAGGGCCTGCGACAGTGAGTCTACAAAGCTTGAAAAATACTTGATTTTTCTCGCCACGACCGGAAGCGCCTGCCCCTTCATCGGTCTCTTCGGAACGGTATGGGGGATCATGCATGCCTTCCAGGGCATCGGAGTCCGGGGAGCCGCGACGCTGGCCGTCGTCGCGCCCGGTATTTCAGAAGCCCTCA
This genomic interval from Syntrophales bacterium contains the following:
- the tolQ gene encoding protein TolQ, translating into MVQFVLLLLFAFSVISWAIILMKYRIIRRTRKENELFLEAYMRSNKLSTIFPESKKYHHSTIAEVFGAGYTELSKIAALKRETNPGSSGDDEPSSLELRGMDNIERTLNRACDSESTKLEKYLIFLATTGSACPFIGLFGTVWGIMHAFQGIGVRGAATLAVVAPGISEALIATAAGLAAAIPAVVFYNYYLSKIRSITVETENFSAEFLNIIERYYVRKRQQV